In Phragmites australis chromosome 16, lpPhrAust1.1, whole genome shotgun sequence, one DNA window encodes the following:
- the LOC133896399 gene encoding WUSCHEL-related homeobox 10-like — protein MDSHNGQAPAHRCGEGEPTTARSRWAPKPEQILILESIFNSGMVNPAKDETARIRRLLERFGAVRDANVFYWFQNRRSRSRRRARQLQQACGAAQLPTAPVAGHCNGVNDTSPFVMHGHRQGRGGVATATPVPSAAAAPHLFADDVDSGDDLFAISRQIGLMSRGGDHRCGYTDTANDASQLSYQLSGTSIQVFINGAVYEVPGAGALLDLAGTFGRDAMLVHSSGEILPVNEQGILMKSLQMGECYYLVSRST, from the exons atggACTCCCACAACGGCCAAGCTCCTGCTCACCGCTGCGGCGAGGGCGAGCCAACGACGGCGAGGTCGCGGTGGGCGCCGAAGCCGGAGCAGATCCTGATCCTGGAGTCCATCTTCAACAGTGGCATGGTGAACCCGGCCAAGGACGAGACGGCGCgcatccgccgcctcctcgagcGCTTCGGCGCCGTCCGCGACGCCAACGTCTTCtactggttccagaaccgccgctcccgctcccgccgccgcgcccgccagcTCCAGCAGGCCTGCGGCGCTGCCCAGCTCCCTACTGCCCCCGTCGCCGGCCACTGCAACGGCGTCAACGACACTTCCCCCTTCGTCATGCACGGGCACCGCCAGGGGCGCGGTGGAGTGGCCACGGCCACGCCTgtgccgtccgccgccgccgcccctcaccTCTTCGCTGACGACGTCGACAGCGGTGACGACCTCTTCGCCATCTCCCGGCAAATAGGGCTCATGTCGCGCGGCGGCGACCACCGTTGCGGCTACACGGACACGGCCAACGACGCCTCCCAGCTGAGCTACCAACTAAGCG GGACGTCTATCCAGGTGTTCATCAACGGCGCGGTGTATGAGGTGCCGGGCGCCGGCGCATTGCTGGACTTGGCAGGCACGTTTGGGCGTGACGCGATGCTGGTGCACTCCTCCGGCGAGATCCTGCCGGTGAACGAGCAAGGCATCCTCATGAAGAGCTTGCAGATGGGGGAGTGCTACTACCTG GTTTCGAGATCGACTTAA